A part of Cannabis sativa cultivar Pink pepper isolate KNU-18-1 chromosome 6, ASM2916894v1, whole genome shotgun sequence genomic DNA contains:
- the LOC115695305 gene encoding uncharacterized protein LOC115695305, giving the protein MPPLKSPGPDGFPTKFFKDYWDIVGPQTIEFVHEFFRFGTFSKEINQTFMVLIPKRPNANCFDEFRPISLCNTSYKIIAKLLANRLCMVLDKIISPNQSTFVQGRWIVENSIIANELFFELNKRQGNSAYVGVKCDMSKAYDRLEWSFVLKVMRCIGFNHHFCKMILCCLSSVNFQLLLNDGLTKTFYPKRGLRQGNRLSPYLFIIGAEVLTRILLLEESKGNLNGFSFSCEGPSISHLMYADDLLIFPKADQRNRDTVIDAIDKYCKWSGQRINVSKSKLFFSKNCSARCREDFLQVLGFDEMSGEEKFLGNPIIFNGRRSSDFDFVIDKICSRLEGWRANLLSQAARMTLIKSVLASIPIYTMSTFLLPRKTTDRIDSIVRKFWWTGQCKEGRFLSLKAWDCLCKPKACGGLGFKRAKDINFCLLAKLGWFLASGTVSLWTSVINAKYCRNAGFLSTSLPYRASPVARGIWATRDFITDNSVWIGGHNSFIDFWCQQWLCGDGPILHKGVINPLIKNLNLVSDLVDIDSSVWNVRMVEDVFVPDAASMIISSDRNVFPVVDIACWKSSKDGSFSLKAAYWDYNKSRFAEKDNLCEKIWLAKIHERFKVFLWKLCQDALPFGSKLQSILGKPLGSCYLCGCKEKDTAEHFISGCLITRRLWFSSHWGLRLYALSSLNGRDSVAWLLHPPFQHLLNSQELYSFFLYAYHNGIPVEFKLLQKNIETCFSEHEKVRTVENERPDSGLGVVDYIWGLPRPGRVQGFVDFASDREMGAMAVVLFDASGSVMAFGAKKVVVHDVFQGELEALLFGVTLALDMQIERVDFHSDNSMLVKGLMDRNSPSWRSHFSFAKLYDLLLSFDCSVSWISRVLNKAAHTLARWGLSHSCNGLLRFWEVSPHVLTKLCILS; this is encoded by the exons ATGCCCCCTTTGAAATCTCCTGGACCGGACGGCTTTCCTACGAAATTCTTTAAGGATTATTGGGACATCGTGGGACCTCAGACCATAGAGTTCGTGCATGAATTCTTTCGTTTTGGGACTTTCAGCAAGGAGATTAACCAAACGTTTATGGTTCTAATTCCTAAAAGACCCAATGCCAACTGTTTTGATGAATTCAGACCAATTAGTCTGTGTAACACATCGTATAAAATTATTGCCAAGCTCTTGGCTAATCGGCTGTGTATGGTGTTAGACAAAATTATCTCTCCTAACCAGTCCACATTTGTGCAAGGAAGATGGATTGTGGAGAATTCAATTATTGCTAATGAGTTGTTCTTTGAATTAAACAAGAGACAAGGAAACTCTGCTTATGTTGGGGTCAAGTGCGACATGTCCAAAGCCTACGATCGCTTGGAATGGAGCTTTGTTTTAAAGGTAATGCGTTGCATTGGTTTTAATCACCATTTCTGCAAAATGATTCTCTGCTGTTTGTCTTCTGTAAACTTTCAGCTGTTGCTTAATGATGGTTTAACTAAAACTTTCTATCCTAAACGAGGCCTCAGACAAGGCAATCGTCTCTCGccctatttatttattataggcGCGGAGGTGTTAACTCGAATTCTTTTGTTGGAAGAAAGTAAGGGTAATCTGAATGGTTTTTCTTTCTCTTGCGAGGGCCCTTCAATCTCCCACTTGATGTATGCGGACGATCTTCTCATTTTTCCCAAAGCTGACCAACGAAACCGAGATACGGTCATTGATGCTATTGATAAATATTGCAAATGGTCGGGGCAGAGGATTAATGTGTCTAAATCCAAATTATTTTTCTCTAAAAATTGCTCTGCCAGGTGCCGTGAGGATTTTCTTCAGGTTTTGGGTTTTGACGAAATGTCGGGGGAGGAGAAATTTTTGGGCAACCCGATCATTTTCAATGGCCGTCGAAGTTCTgattttgattttgttattgataaGATTTGCTCTCGGTTAGAAGGCTGGAGGGCCAACCTTCTATCTCAAGCGGCTCGGATGACTCTTATCAAAAGTGTTCTTGCCTCTATCCCTATCTACACTATGTCAACTTTCCTGCTGCCCAGGAAGACTACGGATCGCATAGACTCAATTGTGAGAAAATTTTGGTGGACTGGTCAGTGTAAAGAAGGTAGATTTCTCTCTCTAAAGGCCTGGGATTGTCTCTGTAAACCCAAAGCCTGCGGAGGTTTGGGATTTAAGCGTGCTAAGGATATAAATTTTTGTCTGTTGGCTAAATTGGGTTGGTTTTTGGCCTCGGGGACTGTATCTCTTTGGACTTCGGTTATCAATGCAAAATATTGTAGAAATGCTGGGTTCCTTTCCACTTCTCTTCCTTATAGAGCTTCCCCAGTGGCGAGAGGCATCTGGGCTACTCGAGACTTCATTACTGATAATAGTGTGTGGATTGGTGGACATAATTCCTTTATTGATTTTTGGTGTCAACAATGGTTGTGTGGAGATGGCCCTATTCTTCACAAGGGCGTTATTAACCCGCTGATAAAGAATCTGAATTTGGTTAGCGATTTGGTTGATATTGACTCCTCCGTGTGGAATGTCCGAATGGTAGAGGATGTTTTTGTCCCTGATGCGGCTTCGATGATCATCTCTTCTGATAGGAATGTTTTCCCTGTCGTGGACATCGCCTGTTGGAAATCCTCTAAGGATGGAAGTTTCTCTTTGAAAGCAGCTTACTGGGATTATAACAAGTCTAGATTTGCTGAAAAGGATAATCTTTGTGAAAAGATCTGGCTTGCAAAAATCCATGAACGTTTCAAGGTCTTCTTATGGAAACTTTGTCAAGATGCTCTTCCTTTTGGCTCAAAGTTGCAGAGCATTTTAGGGAAGCCCCTTGGCTCGTGTTATCTCTGCGGCTGCAAGGAAAAAGACACTGCTGAACATTTCATCTCTGGTTGTTTGATCACGAGACGGCTTTGGTTCTCCTCCCACTGGGGCCTTCGACTATATGCTCTCTCTTCTCTAAATGGCAGGGATTCGGTCGCATGGCTCCTCCATCCTCCTTTTCAGCATCTTCTCAATTCGCAGGAGCTTTATAGTTTTTTTCTTTATG CCTATCATAACGGGATTCCTGTGGAGTTTAAGTTGCTGCAAAAGAATATTGAGACTTGTTTTTCTGAGCATGAGAAGGTTCGGACTGTGGAGAATGAGAGGCCGGATTCGGGTCTAGGTGTGGTGGATTACATATGGGGACTGCCAAGGCCTGGAAGAGTGCAGGGTTTCGTGGATTTTGCCTCGGACAGGGAGATGGGGGCCATGGCTGTGGTTCTCTTTGATGCCTCTGGTTCGGTTATGGCTTTTGGTGCGAAGAAAGTAGTAGTTCATGATGTCTTTCAAGGGGAATTGGAGGCCTTGCTCTTTGGAGTTACACTGGCTCTTGACATGCAGATAGAAAGGGTGGACTTTCACTCAGACAACTCTATGCTGGTTAAAGGCTTGATGGACCGAAACTCCCCGTCTTGGCGTTCTCATTTCTCTTTTGCTAAACTTTATGATCTTTTACTTAGTTTTGATTGCTCTGTTTCTTGGATTTCTCGTGTTTTAAATAAGGCTGCGCATACTCTTGCTAGATGGGGTCTGTCTCATTCTTGTAATGGTTTATTGCGTTTTTGGGAGGTGAGTCCCCATGTGCTCACCAAACTTTGCATTTTGTCTTAA